Proteins encoded in a region of the Zea mays cultivar B73 chromosome 4, Zm-B73-REFERENCE-NAM-5.0, whole genome shotgun sequence genome:
- the LOC103653257 gene encoding UDP-glycosyltransferase 83A1 — MAPPPHALVIPYPAQGHVIPLLELAHALVDRGFTVTFANSEFNHRRVVAAAAMSESSTLLGRGVRLVAVPDGMEPGEDRNNLVRLTLLMAEHMAPRVEDLIRRSSDDGGAEGGPITCVVADYNVGAWALDVARRTGVRSAAIWPASAAVLASLLSIDKLVQDKIIDPQDGSALAQGTFQLSVDMPVMQTSQLAWNCIGNHDGQEALFRYLVGGIRAVDKCDFVLCNSFHGAEPATFARFPRIVPVGPLLTGERRGSGSKTAVVGHFWRPEDDACMSWLDAQAAMSVVYVAFGSFTMFDTRQFRELALGLELSGRPFLWVVRPDIVLGGDVHDYPDGFLDRVRATGRGMVVAWSPQQRVLSHPSVACFVSHCGWNSTMEGVRNGVPFLAWPYFADQFVNQGYICDVWKVGLRAEADGSGVITKEHIAGRVEELMSDASMRERVEAMKKAALESINRGGSSLSNFDMFVDAMKA, encoded by the exons ATGGCGCCTCCTCCGCATGCGCTCGTCATCCCCTACCCGGCGCAGGGCCACGTGATACCCCTACTGGAGCTCGCCCACGCGCTGGTCGACCGGGGCTTCACCGTCACCTTCGCCAACTCCGAGTTCAATCACCGCCGCGTCGTGGCCGCCGCCGCCATGTCGGAGTCGTCGACGCTGCTGGGACGGGGGGTCCGGCTGGTGGCGGTGCCGGACGGCATGGAGCCCGGGGAGGACCGGAACAACCTCGTCAGGCTGACCCTGCTCATGGCGGAGCATATGGCGCCTCGGGTGGAGGACCTCATCAGGCGCAGCAGCGACGACGGCGGCGCGGAGGGTGGGCCCATCACCTGCGTAGTGGCGGACTACAACGTCGGGGCGTGGGCGCTCGACGTGGCGCGGAGGACCGGCGTCAGGTCGGCCGCCATCTGGCCAGCCTCAGCCGCCGTGTTGGCGAGCCTTCTCAGCATCGACAAGCTGGTCCAGGACAAGATCATCGACCCACAAGATG GGTCTGCACTGGCCCAAGGCACGTTCCAGCTGTCCGTGGACATGCCGGTGATGCAGACGTCCCAACTCGCGTGGAACTGCATAGGCAACCACGACGGGCAGGAAGCGCTCTTCCGGTACCTCGTCGGCGGCATCCGCGCGGTGGACAAATGCGACTTCGtcctctgcaactccttccacggCGCCGAGCCGGCGACATTCGCGCGCTTCCCGCGGATCGTCCCCGTCGGGCCTCTCCTCACGGGCGAGCGCCGTGGCAGTGGCAGCAAGACGGCGGTGGTGGGGCACTTCTGGCGGCCCGAGGACGACGCGTGCATGTCCTGGCTCGACGCGCAGGCGGCGATGTCCGTCGTGTACGTCGCCTTCGGCAGCTTCACCATGTTCGACACGCGCCAGTTCCGGGAGCTCGCCCTAGGGCTGGAGCTCTCCGGCCGGCCGTTCCTCTGGGTCGTGCGCCCAGACATCGTCCTCGGCGGCGACGTCCACGACTACCCCGACGGCTTCCTCGACCGTGTCCGTGCAACTGGCCGCGGCATGGTGGTCGCATGGTCGCCGCAGCAGAGGGTGCTGTCGCACCCTTCGGTCGCGTGCTTCGTCTCGCACTGCGGCTGGAACTCGACCATGGAGGGCGTCCGGAACGGGGTGCCCTTCCTCGCCTGGCCCTACTTCGCTGACCAGTTCGTCAACCAGGGGTACATATGCGACGTCTGGAAGGTCGGGCTCCGGGCCGAGGCCGACGGATCGGGTGTCATCACCAAGGAGCACATCGCCGGCAGGGTGGAGGAGCTGATGAGCGACGCCAGCATGAGGGAGAGGGTGGAGGCCATGAAAAAGGCTGCGCTTGAGAGCATCAACCGTGGGGGCTCGTCGCTCAGCAACTTCGACATGTTTGTTGATGCCATGAAGGCGTGA